A portion of the Desulfobacterales bacterium genome contains these proteins:
- a CDS encoding transglycosylase domain-containing protein, which produces MKYSVSKFGILVIIVSLSFMLFDELKTSQWQSYFFSNFAKQHTYKVDIGPSSSVINAPKGPYDIRLGYALIPDFTKRLMDNAFNIDQQVRVSSAMKQYNDFIFPIFYEKYQAGLKIFDSNNQIIFAYNYPIFIFKEFEDIPDIIIQMIAFIENREILDTEHPFINPSVEWDRLAKALIEKMIDLVVETNHVSGGSTIATQMEKFRHSEKGITVSMQEKMRQILSASMRCYLSGRITYNARKIILRDYINSLPLSAYQEYGEIIGLGDGLWVWYDMDFNKSMELLNDKDADNDPIKFKEKAQIIKQVLSLFIAHKRPTDYLNKKIGPLEEKTNQYLRLLAKAQIISNETAEIANTLPLRLRESSIPKPATDFAQRKAMNAIIPRLLNLLGVNQTYDLNRFDLAVKSTIDLPTQTLVSNGLNALKIESNIKSAGLSGQYLIGDQDPSKVVYSFSLYESTPFGNLLRVQTDNYNYSLNINEGIKLGLGSTAKLRTLIHYLEVISELYDKYHTFSKNKCIDAKNLIDSKDKLSYWVIDFLINHSGSSLMDILKASMNRNYSANPSERFFTAGGSHTFQNFNKEDNNKTLSVNEALKNSVNLIFIRLMRDIVNYHIYNNEHGTGQLLWEKNHPERKKYLIRFANFESIEFLQVFYQKYKNNSSKEMIERLMNAAKSIPRKLTVVYRSLYPDGSYEDYCAFLQQYLPELPQVENLQHKLFEQYDSKKWSLSERGYLAGIHPLELWLVHYLINHPESNFNLIKEASLPVALDVYQWLFKTSIKNKQDIRIKTILEMEAFVEIHKAWKRLGYSFGSLVPSYATALGASSDRPAGLAELIGIIINKGYYSPSYRIKDLHFAEKTPYEVKFKKNEPTNMVLAPEIADIVYDALLKVVEEGTARRAYKSFKTPDGKYIQVGGKTGTGDNRFEVYGWGGKLISSKVTNRTATFVFYIGDRFFGAITAIVLGNDAQDYKFTSALPVAVLKYLSPSLMPLITKSNI; this is translated from the coding sequence GGACCTTACGATATAAGGCTTGGCTACGCTCTTATCCCTGATTTTACAAAAAGACTCATGGATAATGCCTTTAATATCGATCAGCAAGTCCGAGTATCGTCCGCTATGAAACAATATAATGATTTTATTTTTCCGATATTTTATGAGAAGTATCAAGCAGGATTAAAAATTTTCGATAGCAATAATCAAATTATTTTTGCTTATAATTATCCGATATTTATATTTAAAGAATTTGAAGATATTCCAGATATTATTATTCAAATGATTGCATTTATTGAGAATAGAGAAATTTTGGATACAGAGCATCCTTTTATTAATCCTTCTGTTGAATGGGATCGTTTAGCAAAAGCTTTGATAGAAAAAATGATAGATTTAGTAGTTGAAACTAACCATGTATCTGGAGGCAGTACAATCGCTACTCAAATGGAGAAATTTCGGCATTCTGAAAAAGGCATTACCGTATCAATGCAAGAAAAAATGCGACAGATCTTATCAGCATCCATGCGATGTTATCTCTCTGGCAGAATTACATACAATGCACGGAAGATTATTCTTAGGGACTATATTAACTCTTTACCACTGTCCGCATATCAAGAATATGGAGAAATTATAGGCTTAGGCGATGGTCTTTGGGTTTGGTATGATATGGATTTTAATAAATCGATGGAACTTTTAAATGATAAAGACGCTGACAATGATCCTATAAAATTTAAGGAAAAAGCTCAAATTATTAAACAAGTTTTAAGCCTTTTTATAGCCCATAAAAGGCCTACAGATTATCTTAACAAAAAAATTGGACCCCTTGAGGAAAAAACCAACCAATATTTAAGATTATTGGCAAAAGCACAAATAATTTCAAATGAAACTGCTGAAATAGCTAATACTTTGCCCCTTCGTTTGCGTGAATCATCGATTCCAAAGCCTGCTACAGATTTCGCTCAAAGAAAAGCAATGAACGCAATCATCCCTCGTCTTTTAAATTTATTAGGAGTTAATCAAACTTATGATTTGAATCGATTTGATTTAGCTGTTAAATCAACGATAGATTTACCAACTCAAACATTAGTTAGCAATGGTTTAAATGCACTTAAAATAGAATCAAATATAAAAAGTGCAGGACTTTCAGGCCAATATTTAATCGGAGATCAGGATCCATCAAAAGTTGTTTATAGTTTTTCTTTGTACGAAAGCACACCTTTTGGAAATCTTTTACGGGTTCAAACCGATAATTATAACTATTCGTTAAATATAAATGAAGGCATAAAATTAGGCTTAGGATCAACGGCAAAATTAAGAACTCTAATTCATTATCTTGAAGTTATAAGCGAGCTTTATGATAAATATCATACGTTTAGCAAAAATAAATGTATAGATGCCAAAAATCTTATAGATTCTAAAGATAAATTAAGCTACTGGGTTATAGATTTTTTAATAAATCATTCTGGATCTTCATTAATGGATATTTTAAAAGCATCCATGAATAGGAATTACTCAGCTAATCCGTCTGAACGTTTTTTTACAGCTGGCGGAAGTCATACTTTTCAAAATTTTAATAAGGAAGATAATAATAAAACTTTATCAGTTAATGAAGCCTTAAAAAATTCTGTAAATCTTATTTTTATAAGGCTTATGAGAGATATAGTTAATTATCATATTTATAATAATGAACATGGGACCGGCCAATTGTTATGGGAGAAAAATCATCCTGAAAGAAAAAAATATTTAATCCGATTTGCTAATTTTGAATCAATCGAGTTTTTACAGGTATTTTATCAAAAATATAAAAATAATTCCTCAAAAGAGATGATTGAAAGACTTATGAATGCGGCTAAATCAATTCCACGTAAACTGACAGTTGTTTATCGTTCTTTATATCCGGATGGTTCTTATGAAGATTATTGTGCATTTTTACAGCAATATTTACCAGAATTACCTCAAGTTGAAAATCTTCAACATAAGCTTTTTGAACAATACGACTCAAAAAAATGGTCTTTATCAGAGCGAGGGTACTTAGCAGGTATTCATCCACTTGAATTATGGCTTGTCCATTATCTTATTAATCATCCAGAAAGTAATTTTAATTTAATAAAGGAAGCCAGCTTACCTGTAGCTTTAGACGTTTATCAATGGTTATTTAAAACATCGATAAAAAATAAACAGGATATTCGTATAAAAACTATCTTAGAAATGGAAGCTTTTGTTGAAATTCATAAGGCTTGGAAACGGTTAGGATATTCTTTTGGGAGTTTAGTGCCTTCATACGCCACAGCATTAGGAGCATCTTCTGATCGCCCTGCAGGTCTTGCTGAATTAATTGGCATTATTATAAATAAAGGGTATTATTCTCCTTCTTACCGAATTAAAGACTTACATTTTGCTGAAAAAACACCTTATGAAGTTAAATTTAAAAAAAATGAACCCACAAACATGGTATTAGCACCAGAAATTGCTGATATTGTTTATGACGCCTTGTTAAAAGTCGTTGAAGAAGGAACAGCTCGGCGTGCATATAAAAGCTTTAAAACACCAGACGGGAAATATATACAAGTTGGAGGAAAAACAGGGACAGGAGATAACAGGTTTGAAGTCTATGGATGGGGCGGAAAATTGATTAGCTCAAAGGTTACAAACAGAACTGCAACGTTTGTGTTTTATATAGGAGACCGCTTTTTTGGAGCAATAACTGCTATTGTACTTGGTAATGATGCACAGGACTATAAGTTTACCAGTGCTCTTCCTGTAGCTGTTTTAAAATATTTAAGTCCTTCGCTAATGCCGCTCATTACAAAATCTAATATTTGA
- a CDS encoding hydrogenase maturation protease, with the protein MGNPILSDDGVGIWITEQLKPILKNATVKSTTMVGLHLLDMLAGYFYLFIIDACTTGLNPVGTIVKLTDGNGCRHLFSSHGMNFFTLINMGKQMGLIMPEIIHIYGIEIGREVGFGIEFSLEIQKKLPQILEDLQTATNKVHNFNKCVI; encoded by the coding sequence ATGGGAAACCCCATCTTATCAGATGACGGAGTTGGTATTTGGATAACTGAACAGTTAAAACCTATATTGAAAAATGCAACAGTTAAATCTACCACTATGGTTGGACTTCATTTACTTGATATGTTGGCTGGATATTTTTACCTATTCATTATTGATGCCTGTACCACTGGACTTAATCCTGTAGGAACTATCGTGAAATTAACTGATGGTAATGGCTGTCGTCATTTGTTTTCTTCTCATGGAATGAATTTTTTTACATTGATTAATATGGGAAAACAGATGGGACTTATCATGCCAGAAATCATTCATATCTATGGGATTGAAATCGGGAGGGAAGTTGGATTTGGTATAGAATTTTCACTGGAGATTCAAAAAAAATTACCTCAAATCTTAGAAGATCTTCAAACCGCAACAAATAAGGTGCATAATTTTAATAAATGTGTTATCTAA